Genomic window (Cellulosilyticum lentocellum DSM 5427):
AATATAGGTCATTTGCATAAGCAACCTCCTATCCAAAGCAGTATCTATCAGTTAATTGACATGATACATCATTGATACATAAATTTCAAATTAAAACATGGTGTTTAAGCAATGAGATGGAATGTATTAAGATATAGTATAGAAAAATAAAAGGTTACCTCTAATGCAGTCCTCCAATAAGGATGTTTACAAAAATCATAATTGTTTAGCACACAGCAGAACGATTACCGATGAATTGTAAATAATCTTTATTGGAGGATTTGCTTTATGGCAAAGTTTGAATTTGAGTACACTGAAATTGATGGACTGTTATATCCCAACATTGAAATTGACGGAAAAGCCGAGCTTGACAGCTTAGGCAAATACGGGCGACTTCGTCTAAATTATCTGCACGAACAAAAATTCGGGATGTACCGTGAACTGCTTTTGACGGGTAAGCTGGCAGAACATTGCATGACCATAGAAAAGACCGCCTTTGAAATGACAGAACGTGTCCGTGCCGATTATCTGAAAGCACACCCTATGCCAGAATACGATACAATGAAACGTATTCGCTTATCTGAACTGGCGCAGGAAATTGCAGACGAGTGCGTGCTTCGTAACCTGATTTGCAAATAAACCGAAGTGCTCTGCTGATTTTTCGGCAGGGCACTTTCAAAATACACATCAATTGAATTTAAAGGGCTTGTTTGCTATAATTATGGAAACTGGCTAGGAAACGGTGGAGGGGACATGGAAAATTCAATTATTTCAGAATACAGCAAAGTAATTTTTGATAAATTGAAAACAGACAACTTGCTTGGTGAAGATGGAAAACCTCTGTTTCAATCAGAGGCCGATTTCTGCCGATATTGTGAGCAGATTATTCGAGATAACGAATCGGAAACATTGCGGTCGGAGGTCATGGCCTTAGAGAAACATGCCAACCACTATCAGGAACGGTTTAATATTATCGGTTCCGTTTATAAGGTATTTTTTGACGAAACACCAAGTGGAAAGGAATATAAATATCTGCACATTGAATACATGCTTCTGGCTTTTCATTGTGCACCCATGCGGTTTATGGACTGGCTTTTAGAGCGGTATTGCTATATGTATTTTTCAAAAGCACTTCCGGAGTATATTGAATATCTTCAAAAAATAGGGTTGGATACCTGCTTTGACAGCTTTTCTCATGAGTTGTGCCGCAGATTTTATTCCGAGTGATTTTCCCCATACCGCAAAAGAACGCACAGGATAAAACCTGTGCGTTCTTTGATGTTAACTTCTTATTTTCTTTGTTATATACTGCTTACAACAACCTCATAGCCTTCGATTTAAGCGTACTGGCTACGAAGAGCAATCAGATTCAAGGGCATGATAGCCGCTGAATCAAACCCTTGCCGCCTACTTCTCTGTATTTTGAATAAGGCGCATGAGGATTGCCGCAACTTGCGCACGGGTAGCATCGCCGTGAGGCATCAGTTTATTGTTGCTACCCTTTATTAGCCCGACATTAACTGCCCAGCTGAGCGAGGTCTGCGCATAGACAGAAACACCGTCATAGTCTGCGAATTCCCGAATAGCCATGCCGCCCTGTGTGGTGTCATACTTTTTATAAGCAGCATAGCGATAGAGTATCGCCGCCAGCTGTTCGCGGTTGATGGAGTTTGTAGGGCTAGACCCGTCAGAAATACCATTTTCCATTGCCCAATGACGAGCATCGTCCATATCGGTTGGCATCCTGCCATCCATTCGTGCAAGCACCATCCAAATCATCTGGCGAGTCATAGCCGTGTTGGGACTGAAAGTGGTAGCGGAAGTACCTGAGAATAGGCCGTTGTTGTAGGCGTAAGCCACGCTTCCATAGCTCCATGTATTTTGGTCTACGTCCGCAAACGGGAAGCTTACAATCAGATACTGAGACAAGTGGTCAGTTGTAAATTCTACCGTTCCATCGTTGTACGTACCACTCTTCGGCTCAATTGTGCCATCGTCATTGATGAACCAGACTGTGATGCTGTCTGCGTTTTCGCCGGATTTCAGCATGTACGGTACAGAAACATGAATCTTGCCATTATGAAACGTGCTGGTCTTGGTGCCATTCACATAGATGTTTACGTCAACGACAACCGCCGTATTTGTCTGCTTGCCAAGTGCCTCTTTCTGCGTATCGCTGAGCTTTGCATGATCCACAGCCTCAACGGAACTCTTTACGTCACCCTTGTCTTTGATGGCATTAAGCGCAGTTTTGTCAAGGGTCACAGTACCGTTTGAAAGCACAACTTCAAGACTTGCGGAGGTAGATGCGTTATCCACTGCCGAAACAAGCTTAGATGGGATAACTATGGCATTGACATCGAGAGCGGATACATTGATTTTCATTGTGCCGGTGTTCTTAGCTGCGGAAGCAATCATTGAAAGCTGCGTGTCCGTGACAGAAATTGTTGCCGTGCTGTTAGAGACAGTGGCAGACACACTAACCGTTCCGAAATCACTTGAAACCAGAGCAGTGGAAGCACTGGCAGAAGATCCGCCCGACGAACCGCCGGAAGATCCACCCGATGAGCCGCCGGAAGACGATTTGATTACAGTCAACACTCCGTTATGATATATAATTTTTTCATTGTAGTTGTCCCCTTCCGGTACAGCTGCGTCGCTGACAGCTATTGTGTAAGTATTACTTTTCCCCATATCTGAATCACAGGTAAGGTTTGGGAGCTTTTTTAATTCTTCGTTTGGTGCAAGACCAGACACGGTATAAGTTAAAGTTGGTTTTGTATCGTTTATATATGCAGTTTTGTTGTCTGCAGTGATGTTGATGGTAGCCTTACTGATGGTAAAGTTCACTACTT
Coding sequences:
- a CDS encoding TnpV protein, with protein sequence MAKFEFEYTEIDGLLYPNIEIDGKAELDSLGKYGRLRLNYLHEQKFGMYRELLLTGKLAEHCMTIEKTAFEMTERVRADYLKAHPMPEYDTMKRIRLSELAQEIADECVLRNLICK